The Sphingomonas sp. KR3-1 genome contains a region encoding:
- a CDS encoding oxygenase MpaB family protein, producing MNPADGIAKRMRGALIGQVRAVFNDQAKGEKPVQRKPDESLFGPKSVVWRVHGDVTTMMVGGVTALLLQMLHPAVLAGVWDHSTFRGDMLGRLRRTARFIAVTTYGSAAEAQAMIDKVRDVHTRVKGVLPDGTPYAADDPRLLAWVHVTEAVSFLDAWIRYAEPGMSLADQDSYFADFARIAEALGTIDVPRSRAEADALIARMRPELVVDDRTREVARMVLDQPAPSPVVMPFQALTFGAAVDLLPGWARAMHGLSGAGLATPAVRIGTRGVARTLRWAFR from the coding sequence ATGAACCCGGCGGACGGCATTGCGAAACGGATGCGCGGCGCGCTGATCGGCCAGGTGCGCGCGGTGTTCAACGACCAGGCCAAGGGCGAGAAGCCGGTGCAGCGCAAGCCCGACGAAAGTCTGTTCGGGCCCAAATCGGTGGTGTGGCGCGTGCATGGCGACGTCACCACGATGATGGTCGGCGGGGTGACGGCGCTGCTGCTCCAGATGCTCCATCCCGCAGTGCTCGCCGGCGTGTGGGACCATTCGACCTTCCGCGGCGACATGCTCGGGCGCCTCAGGCGCACCGCGCGCTTCATCGCGGTGACCACCTATGGCTCGGCCGCCGAGGCGCAGGCGATGATCGACAAGGTCCGCGACGTGCACACCCGGGTGAAGGGCGTGCTGCCCGATGGCACACCCTATGCGGCTGACGATCCGCGCCTGCTCGCCTGGGTCCACGTCACCGAGGCGGTGAGCTTCCTTGATGCCTGGATCCGCTATGCCGAGCCGGGCATGAGCCTGGCCGACCAGGACAGCTATTTCGCCGATTTCGCCCGCATCGCCGAAGCACTGGGCACGATCGACGTGCCGCGCAGCCGCGCCGAGGCCGATGCGCTGATCGCCCGGATGCGTCCCGAGCTCGTTGTCGACGACCGTACCCGCGAAGTGGCGCGCATGGTGCTTGATCAACCGGCGCCGAGCCCGGTGGTGATGCCCTTCCAGGCGCTCACCTTCGGCGCGGCGGTCGACTTGCTGCCCGGCTGGGCGCGGGCGATGCATGGGCTTTCGGGCGCCGGGCTGGCGACGCCGGCGGTGCGCATCGGCACGCGCGGCGTGGCGCGCACCTTGCGCTGGGCGTTCCGCTAG
- a CDS encoding flavin reductase family protein: MTDSPVSIPHVTIEPSILYLGTPVVLVSTLNPDGTANLAPMSSAWWLGWRCMLGLQTASQTPQNMIRTGQCVLNLASPAQGDAVNRLTRLTGTREVPELKQRLGYAYEPRKFEAAGLTPIAAQTVAAPRVLECPIQLEAVVAERHDMMADDPQVAGLLSAFEVRITRVHVHPSLLMEGHENRIDPAKWQPLIMNFQKLYGVSSSEIVPSRLAAIDERIYRMPDVDRAREAMLETVG; the protein is encoded by the coding sequence ATGACCGATTCCCCTGTCTCGATTCCGCATGTCACGATCGAACCCTCGATCCTCTATCTCGGCACCCCCGTTGTCCTGGTCAGCACGCTGAACCCGGACGGCACCGCCAATCTTGCGCCGATGTCGTCCGCCTGGTGGCTCGGATGGCGGTGCATGCTCGGCCTGCAGACTGCATCGCAGACGCCGCAGAATATGATCCGCACCGGGCAGTGCGTGCTCAACCTGGCGTCGCCGGCGCAGGGCGATGCGGTGAACCGGCTGACCCGGCTGACCGGCACCAGGGAAGTGCCCGAGCTCAAGCAGCGGCTGGGCTATGCCTATGAACCACGCAAGTTCGAGGCGGCTGGCCTCACACCGATCGCCGCGCAGACCGTGGCGGCGCCGCGCGTACTCGAATGCCCGATCCAGCTCGAAGCGGTCGTCGCCGAGCGGCACGACATGATGGCCGACGACCCCCAGGTCGCGGGGCTGCTCTCGGCCTTCGAGGTGCGCATCACCCGGGTCCATGTGCATCCGAGCCTGCTCATGGAAGGGCATGAGAACCGGATCGACCCGGCCAAATGGCAGCCGCTGATCATGAACTTCCAGAAGCTCTACGGCGTCTCGAGCAGCGAGATCGTCCCGTCGCGCCTCGCGGCGATCGACGAGCGGATCTACCGTATGCCCGATGTCGATCGCGCACGAGAGGCAATGCTCGAGACGGTCGGCTGA
- a CDS encoding L,D-transpeptidase, translating into MLRSKRIRALLLTAATGLLATAGAAQMRPIGGGSVMASVARLQPGEFLWVPEIAPRGPMLVVVNIATQRVVAYRNGVPIAVSTISTGREGHRTPTGVFTILQKAKWHRSSKYSNAPMPFMQRLTWYGIALHAGNLPGYPASHGCIRLPEAFARLLFDETELGMTVIVTNQAPALRIGANPLSPALPAGPAVWRPELSPSGPVSIVVSGADRRMVVLRGGVEIGSAPVAFDGEIERMQAYVLQDVVAGDYRWKRMALPGEGSAAAGYAAPDAGRFQGSDPFRRALAGVVGPGTTLVVIPDSLGLGADLAPPAENPDAIIENDPGLGGWGSDAEVTSR; encoded by the coding sequence TTGCTGCGATCCAAGCGAATCCGCGCGCTGTTGCTCACGGCCGCCACCGGGCTGCTCGCCACCGCCGGTGCCGCGCAGATGCGTCCGATCGGCGGCGGCAGCGTGATGGCGTCGGTCGCGCGGCTGCAGCCCGGCGAGTTCCTGTGGGTGCCCGAGATCGCCCCCAGGGGGCCGATGCTGGTGGTGGTCAACATCGCCACCCAGCGCGTGGTCGCCTATCGCAACGGCGTGCCGATCGCAGTCTCGACGATCTCGACCGGGCGCGAGGGCCACCGCACGCCCACCGGCGTGTTCACGATCCTGCAAAAGGCCAAGTGGCACCGCTCGAGCAAATATTCGAACGCGCCGATGCCGTTCATGCAGCGGCTGACCTGGTACGGGATCGCGCTCCACGCCGGCAATCTGCCGGGCTATCCAGCCTCGCATGGCTGCATCCGCCTGCCCGAGGCGTTCGCGCGGCTGCTGTTCGACGAGACCGAGCTCGGCATGACCGTGATCGTCACCAACCAGGCGCCGGCGCTGCGGATCGGCGCCAATCCGCTGTCGCCTGCGCTGCCGGCCGGGCCCGCGGTGTGGCGCCCCGAGCTCTCGCCCTCCGGCCCGGTCTCGATCGTGGTGAGCGGCGCGGACCGGCGGATGGTGGTTCTGCGCGGTGGCGTCGAGATCGGATCGGCGCCGGTGGCGTTCGACGGCGAGATCGAGCGGATGCAGGCCTATGTGCTGCAGGACGTGGTGGCTGGCGACTATCGCTGGAAGCGCATGGCGCTGCCCGGCGAGGGGAGCGCCGCCGCCGGCTATGCCGCGCCCGATGCCGGCCGTTTCCAGGGCAGCGACCCGTTCCGCCGCGCGCTCGCCGGCGTGGTCGGGCCGGGTACGACGCTGGTGGTGATCCCCGATTCGCTCGGCCTGGGCGCCGATCTCGCCCCGCCCGCCGAGAACCCCGATGCGATCATCGAGAATGATCCCGGCCTGGGCGGCTGGGGAAGCGATGCGGAAGTCACTTCGCGCTGA
- the ppc gene encoding phosphoenolpyruvate carboxylase — protein sequence MASLAIANNEDVRFLGRLLGNVIRAYGGEELFKRIEYIRSTSVDRARGVAGSGSVDRGLDRLSLDETLDFTRGFMLFSMLANLAEDRQGVEVEKDADIASALKRLEGEGIGHDAVMALLDHALVVPVLTAHPTEVRRKSMIDHKNRIAELMLLRDRGVAETEDGDKVEEAILRQIALLWQTRVLRREKLGVADEVETALSYLRDVFLPTLPALYARWDRALGNRTPSFLRPGSWIGGDRDGNPFVTADSLQFALARASEAVLGYYLDAVHALGAELSISTEHVQVSEALLKLAEASHDEAKSRADEPYRRAITGIYARLSATHQKLTGKAPPRPAAIAAEPYATPAEFREELVTVARALADEGNGPLATGGALGRLIRAVETFGFHLATLDMRQNSAVHERVIAELLKAGGVAEDYAALPEDKRVEILRKELANARPLTSPYAEYSEETASELAIVRAAAQAHAKYGRQCITHYIVSMAQSVSDLLEVHILLKEAGLYIPGETPQAHIMAIPLFETISDLEGAPAIMEAWLGLPEVKAIAAKRGHQEVMIGYSDSNKDGGYLTSTWQLSRGSTALKPVFEKAGLGMQLFHGRGGAVGRGGGSSFAAILAQPKGTVQGRIRVTEQGEIIAAKYGTLESARTNLEAMASATLLASLEPEKLNKADADRFAAAMDQLSDAAFKAYRGLVYETEGFTTFFRQATPIAEIAGLKIGSRPASRKKSDAIEDLRAIPWVFSWAQARVMLPGWYGVGQAIEAFEDKGLLREMATAWPLFASTLANMEQVLAKSDMEIAAHYAKLVEDEGLRDNIFGQIRDGWQRTQDGLLQATRQTRLLEKHPGLETSIRLRLPYIEPLNLLQIELLKRHRAGEDDPRIGEGILLSINAIATALRNSG from the coding sequence ATGGCTAGCCTCGCAATCGCAAATAACGAGGATGTTCGCTTCCTCGGTCGGCTCCTCGGCAACGTGATCCGTGCCTATGGCGGCGAGGAGCTGTTCAAGCGCATCGAGTATATCCGCTCGACCTCGGTCGATCGTGCGCGCGGCGTGGCGGGATCGGGATCGGTGGATCGCGGGCTCGACCGGCTGAGCCTCGACGAGACGCTCGATTTCACCCGCGGCTTCATGCTGTTCTCGATGCTCGCCAACCTTGCCGAGGATCGCCAGGGCGTCGAGGTCGAGAAGGACGCCGACATCGCCTCCGCGCTCAAGCGGCTCGAGGGCGAAGGCATCGGCCATGACGCCGTGATGGCGCTGCTCGATCACGCGCTCGTCGTACCCGTGCTCACCGCGCACCCCACCGAAGTGCGCCGCAAGTCGATGATCGACCACAAGAACCGGATCGCCGAGCTGATGCTGCTGCGTGACCGGGGCGTCGCCGAGACCGAGGACGGCGACAAGGTCGAGGAAGCGATCCTGCGGCAGATCGCACTGCTGTGGCAGACGCGCGTCCTGCGCCGCGAGAAGCTGGGCGTCGCCGACGAAGTGGAGACCGCGCTCTCCTATCTGCGCGACGTCTTCCTGCCGACGCTGCCCGCGCTCTATGCCCGCTGGGACCGCGCACTCGGCAACCGCACGCCCTCGTTCCTACGCCCCGGCAGCTGGATCGGCGGCGACCGCGACGGCAACCCCTTCGTCACCGCCGATTCGCTGCAGTTCGCGCTCGCCCGCGCGTCCGAGGCAGTGCTTGGCTATTATCTCGACGCGGTCCATGCGCTCGGCGCCGAGCTGTCGATCTCGACCGAGCATGTCCAGGTCAGCGAGGCGCTGCTCAAGCTCGCCGAAGCCAGCCATGACGAAGCCAAGAGCCGCGCCGACGAGCCCTATCGCCGTGCGATCACCGGCATCTATGCGCGGCTTTCCGCCACCCACCAGAAGCTCACCGGCAAGGCCCCGCCGCGCCCGGCCGCCATCGCCGCCGAGCCCTATGCCACCCCCGCCGAGTTCCGCGAGGAGCTGGTCACCGTCGCCCGGGCGCTCGCCGATGAGGGCAACGGTCCGCTCGCCACCGGCGGCGCGCTCGGCCGGCTGATCCGCGCGGTCGAGACCTTCGGCTTCCACCTCGCCACGCTCGACATGCGCCAGAACAGCGCGGTGCACGAGCGCGTGATCGCCGAGCTGCTCAAGGCCGGCGGCGTGGCCGAGGACTATGCCGCGCTGCCCGAGGACAAGCGCGTCGAGATCCTGCGCAAGGAGCTCGCCAATGCGCGGCCGCTGACCAGCCCCTATGCCGAATATTCGGAAGAGACCGCGTCCGAGCTCGCCATCGTCCGCGCGGCGGCGCAGGCGCATGCCAAATACGGCCGCCAGTGCATCACCCACTATATCGTCTCGATGGCGCAGTCGGTGTCGGACCTGCTCGAGGTCCATATCCTGCTCAAGGAAGCCGGGCTCTATATCCCCGGCGAGACTCCCCAGGCGCACATCATGGCGATCCCGCTGTTCGAGACGATCAGCGACCTGGAGGGCGCGCCGGCGATCATGGAAGCCTGGCTCGGCCTGCCCGAGGTGAAGGCGATCGCGGCGAAGCGCGGGCACCAGGAAGTGATGATCGGCTATTCCGATTCGAACAAGGACGGCGGCTACCTCACCTCGACCTGGCAGCTCTCGCGCGGCTCGACCGCGCTCAAGCCGGTGTTCGAGAAGGCGGGCCTGGGCATGCAGCTGTTCCACGGCCGCGGCGGCGCGGTCGGGCGCGGCGGCGGCTCGAGCTTCGCGGCGATCCTCGCCCAGCCCAAGGGCACGGTGCAGGGCCGCATCCGCGTGACCGAGCAGGGCGAGATCATCGCCGCCAAATACGGCACTCTGGAAAGCGCGCGCACCAACCTCGAGGCGATGGCCTCGGCCACGCTGCTCGCCAGCCTCGAGCCCGAGAAGCTGAACAAGGCCGATGCCGACCGCTTCGCCGCGGCGATGGACCAGCTCTCCGACGCTGCCTTCAAGGCCTATCGCGGGCTGGTCTACGAGACCGAGGGTTTCACCACCTTCTTCCGCCAGGCGACGCCGATCGCCGAGATCGCCGGCCTCAAGATCGGCTCGCGCCCGGCCAGCCGCAAGAAATCCGACGCGATCGAGGACCTGCGCGCCATCCCCTGGGTGTTCAGCTGGGCGCAGGCTCGCGTGATGCTGCCGGGCTGGTACGGCGTCGGCCAGGCGATCGAGGCGTTCGAGGACAAGGGCCTGCTGCGCGAGATGGCGACGGCCTGGCCGCTCTTCGCCTCGACGCTGGCGAACATGGAGCAGGTGCTGGCCAAGTCCGACATGGAAATCGCCGCGCACTATGCCAAGCTGGTCGAGGACGAGGGACTGCGCGACAATATCTTCGGGCAGATCCGCGACGGCTGGCAGCGGACCCAGGACGGCCTGCTCCAGGCGACGCGACAGACGCGGCTGCTCGAGAAGCACCCGGGGCTCGAGACCTCGATCCGCCTGCGCCTGCCCTATATCGAGCCGCTCAACCTGCTCCAGATCGAGCTGCTCAAGCGCCACCGCGCCGGCGAGGACGATCCCCGGATCGGCGAGGGCATCCTGCTGTCGATCAACGCGATCGCGACGGCGCTGCGCAACAGCGGATGA
- a CDS encoding acyl-CoA thioesterase, which yields MASYTAQITAGPEDIDELGHVNNAVWVKWIQDVAVAHWYAVAAPEHSEAYMWVVTRHEIDYRGNVVAGETVTGETWVPEPPRGARFDRYMKFTGADGKVRVEAKTTWAIIDRATGRLIRVPPEVAAPFLS from the coding sequence ATGGCCAGTTACACCGCACAGATCACTGCCGGGCCCGAGGACATCGACGAGCTCGGCCATGTCAACAATGCCGTCTGGGTGAAGTGGATCCAGGACGTCGCGGTCGCGCACTGGTATGCCGTCGCCGCGCCCGAGCATAGCGAAGCCTATATGTGGGTCGTGACCCGCCACGAGATCGACTATCGCGGCAATGTCGTGGCCGGCGAGACGGTGACCGGCGAGACCTGGGTGCCCGAACCGCCCCGCGGCGCGCGCTTCGATCGCTACATGAAGTTCACCGGGGCAGACGGGAAGGTCCGCGTCGAGGCCAAGACCACCTGGGCGATCATCGACCGCGCGACGGGCCGGCTGATCCGGGTGCCGCCCGAAGTGGCGGCGCCGTTTCTTTCCTAA
- a CDS encoding MliC family protein, which translates to MRLPLIALLALGACSSQPAPENSIVQSEVTNVTDDASPAPLDKAPVRTTTKATTTIGSPAPAATPTREVVSEAPFAADSAQGAANVVQTYYALLGEGKYGQAYALWKPGAAGMPRDAFAASFARYRDYHAEIGAPSGIEGAAGSRYVTVPVRAYGNLKAGGPFNLRGSVTLSRAVVDGATPEQKSWHISASDLKPRPGEAVPATVDNRSQARFRCIDGVRIVARFDPDHGQVMLVRAGRTIVLKQQRMASGIRYSDGRISFQGKGDTMAFEAPGQPPIACAVIR; encoded by the coding sequence ATGCGCCTACCCCTGATTGCCCTGCTCGCGCTCGGTGCCTGCTCCAGCCAGCCGGCGCCGGAGAACAGCATCGTGCAGAGCGAGGTGACCAACGTCACCGACGACGCGTCGCCTGCGCCGCTGGACAAGGCCCCGGTCAGGACGACGACCAAGGCGACCACGACGATCGGATCGCCGGCGCCTGCTGCCACGCCGACGCGCGAGGTGGTAAGCGAGGCGCCGTTCGCTGCGGACAGCGCGCAGGGTGCGGCCAATGTCGTCCAGACCTATTATGCGCTGCTCGGCGAGGGCAAATATGGCCAAGCCTATGCGCTGTGGAAGCCGGGCGCTGCGGGAATGCCGCGCGACGCGTTCGCCGCCAGCTTCGCCAGATATCGCGACTATCATGCCGAGATCGGCGCGCCGTCGGGCATCGAGGGTGCGGCGGGATCACGCTATGTCACCGTGCCGGTGCGCGCCTATGGCAATCTCAAGGCCGGCGGCCCGTTCAACCTGCGCGGATCGGTGACGCTGAGCCGCGCGGTGGTCGATGGCGCCACGCCCGAGCAGAAAAGCTGGCATATCAGCGCCAGCGACCTGAAGCCGCGCCCGGGCGAGGCGGTGCCGGCGACGGTCGACAATCGCTCGCAGGCGCGGTTCCGCTGCATCGACGGGGTGCGCATCGTCGCGCGCTTCGATCCGGACCACGGCCAGGTGATGCTCGTCCGCGCCGGGCGCACGATCGTTCTCAAGCAGCAGCGCATGGCCTCGGGCATCCGCTATTCGGATGGGCGCATCAGCTTCCAGGGCAAGGGCGACACCATGGCCTTCGAGGCGCCCGGCCAGCCGCCGATCGCCTGCGCGGTGATCCGCTAG
- a CDS encoding biopolymer transporter ExbD: MARVVRARIAESAPIGAINITPLIDVMLVLLVVIILAIPIATHKLPIELPPPNPSAAEQLPPSVLAIDRQGALYWNGSAIADAVLPQKLSALQQSGAVLHVQTDPEARYERFDGVLAVVKRAGITKLGFVGNKPLD; this comes from the coding sequence ATGGCCCGTGTCGTCCGTGCTCGCATTGCCGAATCCGCCCCGATCGGCGCGATCAACATCACGCCCCTGATCGATGTGATGCTGGTGCTCCTCGTCGTCATCATCCTCGCCATCCCGATCGCCACCCACAAGCTGCCGATCGAGCTGCCGCCGCCCAATCCGAGCGCAGCCGAACAGCTGCCGCCCTCGGTGCTGGCGATCGACCGGCAGGGGGCGCTTTACTGGAACGGCAGCGCGATCGCCGATGCGGTGCTGCCGCAGAAGCTGTCGGCGCTCCAGCAATCGGGCGCGGTGCTACACGTGCAGACCGATCCTGAGGCACGCTATGAGCGCTTCGACGGCGTGCTCGCCGTGGTGAAGCGCGCCGGGATCACCAAGCTCGGCTTTGTCGGCAACAAGCCGCTCGACTGA
- a CDS encoding YdeI/OmpD-associated family protein, producing MASDPKVDAYIASRAEFARPILTWIRARFHAAVPEVEETIKWSHPFFTLGGRPFANMAAFKAHASFGFWNRQANETGKEGEAMGQFGRIESLADLPDAAEVERLIREAAATLGEGKPARPRAAPKGEVEVPPELAAALAGDEAARATFDGFPPSCRREYCEWIGEAKRPETRAKRVGEAMAWMREGKRRNWKYENC from the coding sequence ATGGCCAGCGACCCCAAGGTAGATGCCTATATCGCCAGCCGTGCGGAATTCGCGCGGCCGATCCTCACCTGGATTCGTGCGCGCTTCCACGCCGCGGTCCCCGAGGTGGAGGAGACGATCAAATGGTCGCACCCCTTCTTCACGCTTGGCGGCAGGCCTTTCGCCAACATGGCGGCGTTCAAGGCGCATGCGAGCTTCGGCTTCTGGAACCGCCAGGCCAATGAGACCGGCAAGGAAGGCGAGGCGATGGGCCAGTTCGGCCGGATCGAGTCGCTCGCCGACCTGCCCGATGCCGCCGAAGTCGAGCGGCTGATCCGCGAGGCGGCGGCGACGCTGGGCGAGGGCAAGCCGGCACGGCCGCGCGCGGCGCCCAAGGGCGAAGTGGAAGTGCCGCCCGAGCTCGCCGCGGCGCTGGCCGGGGACGAAGCCGCCCGCGCGACCTTCGATGGCTTTCCGCCGAGCTGCCGCCGCGAATATTGCGAGTGGATCGGCGAGGCCAAGCGGCCCGAGACCAGGGCCAAACGCGTCGGCGAAGCGATGGCCTGGATGCGCGAGGGCAAGCGCCGCAACTGGAAATACGAGAATTGCTGA
- a CDS encoding DNA primase: protein MGGHQVPGRGSGDDGFDEEGYDESQRAEILEATNDGPSDGNLLTDLAPDYGDDDDADEDDLKMVDDEIGEEDDDADQAETAVAEDEVQEDFDEDDDDDLDDADEDSLEP, encoded by the coding sequence ATGGGTGGTCATCAGGTTCCGGGACGCGGTTCGGGCGACGACGGGTTCGACGAAGAGGGCTATGACGAAAGCCAGCGCGCCGAGATCCTGGAGGCGACCAATGACGGCCCGAGCGACGGCAATCTCCTGACCGACCTCGCGCCCGACTATGGCGATGACGACGACGCGGACGAAGACGACCTCAAGATGGTCGATGACGAGATCGGCGAGGAAGACGACGACGCCGACCAGGCCGAGACTGCCGTCGCCGAGGATGAGGTCCAGGAGGATTTCGACGAGGACGATGACGACGACCTCGACGACGCAGACGAGGATTCGCTCGAGCCTTGA
- a CDS encoding multidrug effflux MFS transporter, which translates to MEEPHLTAEAANKAPLAFGEFVSLVAAMMALTALGIDSMLPALPAIGASLGVDAPNHRQYVITAFLIGFAFAQLAYGPLSDRYGRRPVLAIALASYVVTSAVAALSGSFMLLLIARAAMGASAAGARVVSVALVRDCFAGRAMARVMSLAFIVFMAAPIVAPSLGQLILYAGSWRLIFWGVAGLACLVVAWFWLRMPETLGQEGRLSLSPARLFADYALMLRDRQAVGYTIGIMLLSGGMFGFIGSVQQVMDEVFHAPQLLAVVFPCVASTMALGSFLNSRLVMKVGMRRISHTALSGMILFAAIHLVVTLAGVESIWSFTVLQALMMGCVGLSTSNFSAMAMERMGEISGTASSLQGFVTTLGSALIGAAIGQAFNGTTVPLYAGFLLMGLIAFVVVAVTERGRMFRPS; encoded by the coding sequence ATGGAAGAGCCGCACCTCACTGCCGAAGCCGCCAACAAGGCGCCGCTCGCGTTCGGCGAGTTCGTCAGCCTCGTCGCGGCGATGATGGCGCTGACCGCGCTCGGCATCGATTCGATGCTGCCCGCGCTGCCGGCGATCGGCGCGAGCCTGGGCGTCGACGCGCCCAATCACCGCCAATATGTGATCACTGCCTTCCTGATCGGCTTCGCCTTCGCGCAGCTCGCTTATGGCCCGCTGTCCGACCGCTATGGCCGGCGCCCGGTGCTGGCGATCGCGCTCGCTTCCTATGTGGTGACCAGCGCGGTGGCGGCGCTTTCGGGCAGCTTCATGCTGCTGCTGATCGCCCGCGCGGCGATGGGTGCCTCGGCGGCGGGCGCGCGCGTCGTCTCGGTGGCGCTGGTGCGCGATTGCTTCGCCGGGCGGGCGATGGCGCGGGTGATGAGCCTGGCCTTCATCGTGTTCATGGCCGCGCCGATCGTCGCGCCGAGCCTGGGCCAGCTGATCCTCTATGCCGGATCGTGGCGGCTGATCTTCTGGGGCGTGGCGGGGCTGGCCTGCCTGGTGGTGGCCTGGTTCTGGCTGCGCATGCCCGAGACGCTGGGGCAGGAGGGGCGGCTGTCGCTCAGCCCCGCGCGGCTGTTCGCCGATTACGCGCTCATGCTGCGCGACCGCCAGGCGGTGGGCTATACGATCGGCATCATGCTGCTCTCGGGTGGGATGTTCGGCTTCATCGGCTCGGTGCAGCAGGTGATGGACGAAGTGTTCCACGCGCCGCAGCTGCTCGCGGTGGTGTTCCCCTGCGTCGCCTCGACCATGGCCCTCGGCTCGTTCCTCAACTCGCGGCTGGTGATGAAGGTCGGCATGCGCCGCATCTCGCACACGGCGCTGAGCGGCATGATCCTGTTCGCCGCGATCCATCTGGTCGTGACGCTGGCCGGGGTCGAATCGATCTGGAGCTTCACCGTGCTCCAGGCGCTGATGATGGGCTGTGTCGGCCTTTCCACCTCGAACTTCTCGGCGATGGCGATGGAGCGGATGGGCGAGATCTCCGGCACCGCCTCGAGCCTGCAGGGCTTCGTCACCACGCTGGGATCGGCGCTGATCGGCGCGGCGATCGGCCAGGCCTTTAACGGCACCACCGTGCCGCTCTACGCCGGATTCCTGCTTATGGGGCTGATCGCTTTCGTGGTAGTAGCAGTGACCGAGCGCGGACGGATGTTCCGGCCCAGCTGA
- a CDS encoding 2-oxoglutarate and iron-dependent oxygenase domain-containing protein, with translation MATILDEVPLVSMADQAADPDGFAQAFGQSFQRFGFAMVADHGVPQGLIDRAWAMTKAFFDLPEDEKRQYHIPGGGGARGLTPFKTEIAKGAKYVDLKEFWHVGRELAKGHRFEAEMAPNIWPSRPEGFKETFLELFQALDDAGDRLLSAIARYLGLAPNWFDKAVRDGNSVLRLLHYPPVAEDAPEVRAGAHEDINLITLLLGAEEAGLELLDRDGRWLPVKPPQGAMVVNVGDMLQRLTNHVLPSTTHRVVNPPVERRGTPRYSMPFFLHPAPDFLIETLPGTISAERPNRYPTPITAHDYLHERLVEIGLIKK, from the coding sequence ATGGCTACTATTCTCGACGAGGTGCCTCTCGTCTCGATGGCGGATCAGGCCGCCGACCCGGACGGCTTCGCGCAGGCGTTCGGCCAGTCCTTCCAGCGCTTCGGCTTCGCGATGGTCGCCGATCACGGCGTGCCGCAGGGGCTGATCGACCGCGCCTGGGCGATGACCAAGGCATTCTTCGACCTGCCCGAGGACGAGAAGCGGCAATATCACATTCCCGGCGGCGGCGGCGCGCGCGGCCTGACGCCGTTCAAGACCGAGATCGCCAAGGGCGCCAAATATGTCGACCTGAAGGAATTCTGGCACGTCGGCCGCGAGCTGGCCAAGGGCCATCGCTTCGAGGCAGAGATGGCGCCGAACATCTGGCCGAGCCGGCCCGAGGGCTTCAAGGAGACCTTCCTCGAGCTGTTCCAGGCGCTCGACGATGCCGGCGACCGGCTGCTCTCAGCGATCGCGCGCTATCTGGGTCTTGCGCCCAACTGGTTCGACAAGGCGGTGCGCGACGGCAATTCGGTGCTCCGCCTGCTCCATTATCCGCCGGTTGCCGAAGACGCGCCCGAAGTCCGTGCCGGCGCGCATGAGGACATCAACCTGATCACCCTGCTGCTCGGTGCCGAGGAAGCCGGGCTCGAGCTGCTCGATCGCGACGGCCGCTGGCTGCCGGTCAAGCCGCCCCAGGGCGCGATGGTGGTCAATGTCGGCGACATGCTGCAGCGGCTGACCAACCACGTCCTGCCCTCGACCACCCACCGCGTCGTCAACCCGCCGGTCGAGCGCCGCGGCACCCCGCGCTACTCGATGCCCTTCTTCCTGCATCCGGCGCCCGACTTCCTGATCGAGACGCTGCCCGGCACGATCAGCGCCGAGCGGCCCAACCGCTATCCCACTCCGATCACCGCGCACGACTATCTGCACGAGCGGCTGGTCGAGATCGGGCTAATCAAGAAGTAA